From Sphingomonas hengshuiensis, one genomic window encodes:
- a CDS encoding LuxR family transcriptional regulator — MPRLAIAELFVQNAKVATTADALRTSLLQSCEAMGVRYFALTHHINFGRDGVPAIRLHNYPSRWEEWFDQNELGRSDPIHRACHKASFGFPWAAVPDMIKLTPDDRYVLDRAYLVGIGEGFTIPASVPGEILGSCSFAVDAGKPFPEEFHGVCQLVGGFAFEAARRLSGVRDMSIDHAAILTDRQRDCVLWAARGKTDWEIAVILGVSHETVIQHLKHARERYGVQKRAMLAVRALFDGLISFSDILKH, encoded by the coding sequence ATGCCACGTTTGGCGATTGCGGAGTTGTTCGTTCAGAATGCGAAGGTCGCGACGACGGCCGATGCCCTGCGGACTTCCCTCCTGCAAAGTTGCGAAGCAATGGGAGTGCGATATTTTGCTCTCACACATCACATCAATTTCGGGCGCGACGGTGTTCCGGCCATACGGCTGCACAACTACCCCTCGAGATGGGAAGAATGGTTTGACCAGAACGAACTAGGTCGATCTGATCCAATCCATCGCGCTTGCCACAAAGCCAGCTTCGGATTTCCATGGGCCGCTGTCCCTGACATGATTAAGCTGACACCCGACGACCGGTACGTGCTTGATCGAGCCTATTTGGTCGGCATCGGCGAGGGCTTCACGATCCCGGCAAGCGTTCCAGGTGAGATCCTGGGCTCTTGCTCATTCGCGGTCGATGCAGGCAAACCCTTCCCGGAGGAATTTCACGGTGTTTGCCAGTTGGTCGGCGGGTTCGCGTTCGAAGCGGCTCGCCGTCTTTCCGGTGTTCGAGATATGTCCATCGACCACGCCGCCATTCTGACCGATCGTCAGCGCGATTGCGTGCTTTGGGCGGCGCGCGGAAAGACCGATTGGGAAATCGCGGTCATCCTCGGCGTCAGCCACGAGACCGTCATTCAGCATTTGAAGCATGCGCGCGAACGCTATGGGGTCCAAAAGCGTGCCATGCTCGCGGTTCGCGCCCTTTTCGACGGTTTGATCAGCTTTTCCGACATTTTGAAGCACTGA
- a CDS encoding acyl-homoserine-lactone synthase yields MVLLIDSESGGISDVAFRSMLAARKRVFIDLLKWDLPVLGGRYEIDRFDDTQARYLILTDFDHHHLASARLLPTTRPHILDSIFPALCAGEPPRGPAVWEVTRFCLDRRLRSAKRRQVRDQLVTALAVYALETGIDRYTGVAEMRWLQQILSFGWDCRAIGEPLRSGGSLLGALEIAITPNTPAELAAGGVWSPLPIHQAPARRAVNA; encoded by the coding sequence ATGGTTCTTCTCATCGATTCCGAAAGCGGCGGCATCAGCGACGTTGCGTTCCGCTCAATGCTCGCGGCGCGCAAACGCGTGTTCATTGATCTCCTCAAATGGGATCTCCCGGTCCTGGGCGGGCGTTACGAGATCGACCGGTTTGACGACACACAAGCGCGCTATCTGATCCTCACCGACTTCGATCATCATCACCTTGCCTCCGCACGCCTGCTGCCGACGACACGGCCGCATATCCTGGACTCGATTTTTCCCGCGCTGTGCGCAGGCGAGCCACCGCGTGGTCCGGCGGTCTGGGAAGTTACGCGGTTCTGCCTGGATCGCCGGCTACGGTCCGCCAAGCGTCGCCAGGTGCGCGACCAGCTTGTCACTGCCCTGGCCGTGTACGCGCTCGAAACCGGTATCGACAGATACACTGGCGTTGCCGAGATGCGATGGCTCCAGCAGATCCTGAGTTTTGGATGGGATTGTCGTGCCATCGGCGAACCGCTGCGAAGCGGCGGAAGCCTGCTTGGCGCGCTCGAGATCGCAATCACCCCGAATACGCCGGCGGAGCTGGCGGCCGGTGGAGTCTGGTCACCCCTCCCCATTCACCAAGCGCCGGCCCGCCGCGCCGTAAACGCGTGA
- a CDS encoding phytanoyl-CoA dioxygenase family protein, whose translation MANAQDAKPAGIGTATDLLKTQGWCVIPNALPIETIAALVADLDPIYEATPFCEGDFYGGRTKRFGSLLKRSHHAADLALEERILSVATGLLAPWCDTIQLNLMQAIALHPGAPAQFPHRDQDMWQGAKGEVEYLVNVMWPLTPFTVENGATILYPGSHGRAALTETFPERSTVAVFNPGDAFLFLGSTLHGAGANLSDEVRKAVVVSYCLGWLKPYENQWLSYPPEVARAFSPELAGLIGYRQHRPNLGNYEGVCPSLLLTGNLPEHIGAVDALRPDQAEAVAAHRMAQEALA comes from the coding sequence ATGGCAAACGCGCAAGATGCAAAGCCTGCCGGCATCGGCACCGCCACTGACTTGCTGAAGACGCAGGGTTGGTGCGTCATTCCGAACGCCCTGCCCATTGAGACCATCGCAGCGCTCGTCGCAGATCTCGATCCGATCTACGAAGCTACGCCGTTTTGCGAAGGCGACTTTTATGGCGGGCGTACCAAGCGGTTCGGCAGCTTGCTGAAGCGTTCGCATCACGCTGCCGACCTGGCGCTTGAGGAACGCATCCTTAGCGTGGCGACCGGACTGCTCGCACCTTGGTGCGATACAATCCAACTCAACCTGATGCAGGCGATTGCCTTACATCCAGGCGCCCCCGCGCAATTCCCGCACCGCGACCAGGACATGTGGCAGGGTGCCAAGGGAGAGGTCGAGTATCTTGTCAACGTGATGTGGCCGCTAACGCCCTTCACTGTCGAGAACGGCGCCACGATCCTTTATCCGGGCAGCCATGGGCGCGCAGCGCTGACCGAGACCTTCCCAGAGCGTTCCACCGTCGCAGTGTTCAATCCAGGCGATGCGTTCCTGTTCCTCGGCTCCACCCTCCATGGTGCGGGCGCCAACCTGAGCGACGAGGTTCGCAAGGCCGTGGTCGTGAGTTACTGCCTCGGCTGGCTCAAGCCCTACGAGAACCAGTGGCTATCCTATCCGCCGGAGGTTGCGCGCGCCTTCTCGCCCGAGCTCGCCGGTCTGATCGGCTATCGCCAGCACCGGCCCAACCTCGGCAATTACGAGGGCGTGTGTCCCTCACTCCTCCTTACCGGCAATCTCCCCGAGCATATCGGCGCGGTCGATGCGCTTCGGCCAGACCAGGCCGAAGCCGTGGCCGCTCACCGGATGGCACAGGAAGCTTTGGCATGA
- a CDS encoding GntR family transcriptional regulator, with product MSPIQAMERSYSTLKQMLREGRYAPGARLEANRLAEALGVSMTPVRDVLHRLVGERLVEATSGEGFHVPRLTEGELRDLYEWNSALLLIAVRTTREEPQTLSLEDLLGTGADQTALVFERMASAAPNQEIRASIASASDRLHAFRMLEDIILGPMIGELDELMIRNHGQPQSIRRYHLRRMRAVSLLLRERDKV from the coding sequence ATGAGCCCGATCCAGGCGATGGAGAGAAGCTATTCAACCCTCAAGCAAATGCTGCGGGAGGGGCGCTATGCTCCAGGCGCTCGCCTTGAAGCAAATCGCCTGGCAGAAGCGCTTGGCGTGAGCATGACGCCGGTGCGCGATGTCCTTCACCGGCTGGTCGGCGAGCGCCTGGTCGAGGCGACCAGCGGCGAAGGCTTTCACGTTCCGCGCCTGACGGAGGGTGAACTCCGGGACCTCTACGAGTGGAACTCGGCACTGCTACTCATCGCAGTGAGAACCACCCGCGAAGAGCCGCAAACCCTGTCGCTGGAGGACTTGCTGGGAACGGGAGCGGACCAGACGGCTTTGGTTTTCGAACGCATGGCGTCTGCGGCCCCCAACCAGGAGATACGCGCGTCCATCGCAAGCGCGAGCGACCGCCTTCACGCGTTTCGAATGCTTGAGGACATAATCCTGGGGCCGATGATCGGGGAACTCGATGAACTCATGATTCGTAATCATGGTCAGCCGCAGTCTATCCGGCGATATCATTTGCGTCGGATGCGCGCCGTCTCTCTTTTGCTGCGCGAACGCGACAAAGTTTGA
- a CDS encoding benenodin family lasso peptide, whose amino-acid sequence MDRETIEPIDLIDLGAASAETQGALDGQYDVVGLIPREGLSDD is encoded by the coding sequence ATGGACCGCGAAACCATCGAACCCATCGATCTCATCGACCTCGGCGCAGCCAGCGCTGAAACCCAGGGCGCCCTCGACGGCCAGTATGACGTCGTCGGGCTGATCCCGCGCGAAGGCCTGTCGGACGACTGA
- a CDS encoding lasso peptide biosynthesis B2 protein, which yields MFWRILPHATACVASDSLFVLDVRQDRYFRVPAAASSEMLAWLDRNYSAVTPKAVIDTLIRARVLKEGDPEPTNVLKERVTIPAGLGRADASERGNGLPFRVAMSVASMRLSLRAFSLNHILTGIFTRGPMLPRSNVQAALAEAQAFERARRMVPIARNCLLDSLALERWLARRGLGSQLVFGITPEPFAAHCWLQTPDVILNDSFDHVSGFTPILAI from the coding sequence ATGTTCTGGCGCATATTGCCACATGCGACCGCATGCGTCGCATCCGACTCGCTGTTCGTCCTGGATGTCCGGCAGGACCGGTACTTTCGGGTTCCGGCCGCAGCATCAAGCGAGATGCTTGCCTGGCTCGACCGCAACTATTCCGCGGTTACCCCCAAGGCCGTGATCGACACGCTGATCCGAGCGCGCGTCCTGAAGGAAGGCGATCCGGAGCCAACCAACGTGCTCAAGGAGCGCGTGACGATCCCTGCCGGGCTCGGCCGAGCCGATGCGTCGGAACGCGGCAACGGGCTCCCTTTCCGAGTCGCGATGAGCGTCGCCAGCATGCGGCTGTCACTGCGCGCCTTCTCGCTGAACCACATTCTGACCGGGATATTCACCCGGGGCCCTATGCTCCCACGGAGCAATGTGCAGGCCGCACTCGCCGAAGCGCAAGCGTTCGAGCGTGCCCGACGAATGGTGCCTATCGCCCGCAACTGCCTGCTCGATTCGCTCGCGCTTGAGCGCTGGCTCGCCCGACGGGGCCTTGGATCGCAGCTCGTATTCGGTATCACCCCCGAGCCTTTCGCCGCCCATTGCTGGCTACAGACCCCGGACGTGATCCTCAACGACAGCTTCGATCACGTGTCGGGCTTCACTCCGATTCTCGCGATATGA
- a CDS encoding asparagine synthase-related protein, translating into MNKAFYLAVVARPGPEAAERMHRLTEKLQAPGMADLVAVPELRVVGDPAAAQLTLPNGRGIILGHLFRRVDSKRVTAMSGEEALSSRDFVKAYWGGYVAIRAFEDRVEILRDPSGMVPCYHAEIDGVHVLTSRPDLLFGTGLLDPIIDWTIVAQSLVYRDFRPARTCLRGVSELLPGAVLDLSERGASTHCAWSPWQFAQPAARITDPAEAITTLRDVMIVTLGAWAGCFERPMIEISGGLDSSIVAAGMRAPGPAIHCLTFGPAAGDASELPWARAVAEHLGYPLAELVADAATVDIGHSDAQDLPRPCARAFSQALDRPIQKVAAKLCIDAFFGGGGGDSMFCLTHSALPLIDRLTAEGLGRGIFESAGDIAQLTRTNIWKVLAAAARRLPRAHSSMPRPMTNAFLARHVPETLPWPEGNSWLAAPPGVPPGKRNHVWSIIGIQNQLEGYGREAMAPLLAPLLSQPIAETCIAIPTWYWCIGGNNRAVAREAFRDRLPASVIDRRTKVSFSSLAYRVIRANMTILREMLLDGALARQGLLDRERIAGFLDGTMADGEALPELMALVEVEAWVRHWEARSLR; encoded by the coding sequence ATGAACAAGGCTTTCTACTTGGCGGTCGTCGCCCGTCCAGGGCCCGAGGCCGCCGAGCGGATGCACCGGCTCACCGAGAAACTGCAGGCGCCAGGCATGGCCGATTTGGTCGCGGTGCCAGAGCTTCGGGTTGTCGGCGACCCGGCGGCAGCGCAACTCACGCTGCCAAACGGCCGAGGCATTATCTTGGGGCATCTGTTCCGACGCGTGGACAGCAAGCGCGTGACCGCGATGTCAGGAGAGGAGGCGCTTTCCTCCCGCGACTTCGTGAAAGCCTATTGGGGCGGCTATGTTGCAATCCGCGCCTTCGAGGACCGAGTCGAGATTCTGCGCGACCCCTCGGGCATGGTGCCTTGCTACCACGCCGAGATCGACGGCGTGCATGTCCTGACTTCGCGGCCTGACTTGCTGTTCGGCACCGGCCTGCTCGACCCCATCATCGACTGGACGATCGTGGCGCAGTCGCTTGTCTATCGCGATTTCCGACCGGCGCGCACCTGTCTTCGGGGGGTGAGCGAGTTGCTCCCCGGCGCAGTGCTCGACCTGAGTGAGCGCGGCGCTTCCACGCATTGCGCCTGGTCGCCCTGGCAGTTTGCGCAGCCCGCAGCCCGGATCACCGACCCTGCGGAAGCGATTACGACCCTGCGCGATGTCATGATCGTGACGCTGGGCGCATGGGCCGGTTGCTTCGAGCGCCCGATGATCGAGATCTCCGGCGGTCTCGATTCTTCGATCGTCGCCGCCGGGATGCGCGCTCCGGGGCCGGCGATTCACTGCCTCACCTTCGGTCCGGCGGCCGGAGATGCCAGCGAGCTGCCATGGGCGCGAGCGGTCGCCGAGCATCTGGGATATCCGCTCGCCGAGCTGGTCGCGGACGCCGCAACGGTCGATATCGGCCACAGCGATGCGCAGGATTTGCCGAGACCCTGCGCGCGCGCCTTTTCCCAGGCGCTCGATCGTCCGATCCAGAAGGTGGCGGCCAAGCTTTGCATCGACGCGTTCTTTGGCGGCGGCGGCGGGGACAGCATGTTCTGCCTCACCCATTCGGCGCTGCCGTTGATCGATCGCCTGACGGCCGAGGGACTCGGCAGGGGCATCTTCGAAAGCGCTGGCGACATCGCTCAGCTGACGCGAACCAATATCTGGAAGGTGCTTGCAGCCGCTGCCCGGCGCTTGCCTCGGGCGCATTCTTCAATGCCAAGGCCGATGACCAACGCCTTCCTCGCGCGGCATGTCCCCGAGACCCTGCCCTGGCCGGAGGGCAATTCCTGGCTCGCTGCCCCTCCGGGAGTCCCGCCTGGAAAACGCAATCACGTCTGGTCGATCATCGGGATCCAGAACCAGCTCGAAGGCTATGGCCGCGAGGCCATGGCTCCCCTGCTGGCACCGCTTTTGTCCCAGCCGATCGCCGAGACCTGCATCGCCATTCCGACTTGGTATTGGTGCATTGGCGGCAATAACCGCGCGGTGGCGCGTGAGGCATTCCGGGATCGCCTCCCCGCGTCGGTCATCGACCGCCGCACCAAGGTCTCGTTCAGCAGCCTCGCCTATCGGGTGATCCGGGCGAACATGACGATTTTGCGCGAGATGCTCCTGGACGGCGCGCTCGCGCGGCAAGGACTGCTAGACCGGGAGCGCATTGCCGGCTTTCTGGACGGCACGATGGCGGACGGCGAGGCGCTCCCGGAACTCATGGCGCTCGTCGAGGTCGAGGCGTGGGTGCGGCATTGGGAAGCCCGGTCACTTCGGTGA
- a CDS encoding Atxe2 family lasso peptide isopeptidase, which translates to MTGVAHATPAACGERLLPPSSRAATGQRAIAARDLIELRDFGMMFDSAKRPAFSLSPDGRYAALILRRADPDTDSYCFGVMLVSLDGRIAFRLLDVGGEFIQAMTDPYGVTGVPSGLPVTEPPLWSPGGTSLAYLRRDRGQTQIWRVGLEGAPAEQVTNLTTEPRSLAWSKDGRTLLFTTRRLFDAGVAEIEREGRSGYLYDERFWSIAYARPTPKLPLPTEINALDLATGESRVVSVEQAAAMKGDAAVVFPADAGATAASPTGNRAWVASERADLPRGPTLLWVEVDGQSVPCTSRACREPIAALWWSGSDVLYILRNGNADNGGRSALYRWRPSAEPGPRLVLETKDFLPGCALTGASLICARETATHPRVLERIDPATGSSTTVFDPNPEFAGFPLGKVERLTWTDRDGVRTYGDLTLPPTHKPGERHPLIIVQYVSRGFQRGGQGDEYPIQLLAARGYAVLNFQWPAEAPEAAAKASAEAAQRVKVRNWSGRRRIFTALEAGIDTVIAKGVADSRLIGITGLSDGASTVQFALNNSTRFKAAIISSCCDDPNAAFNAGPGYGNNVVQGVGYPPAGADGREFWRGQSIALNADHLRVPLLMNLADGEFRMAQEAFAALKAHDAPVEMYVYSDEWHTKHHPAHRLAIYDRNIAWFDFWLLGLESNDPALAAEIARWKVMRAASPK; encoded by the coding sequence ATGACCGGGGTGGCGCACGCAACGCCCGCGGCATGTGGGGAGCGCCTGTTGCCGCCCTCCTCCAGGGCGGCAACAGGTCAACGGGCGATCGCCGCGCGCGATCTGATCGAGCTGCGCGACTTTGGGATGATGTTCGACAGCGCCAAAAGGCCCGCCTTCAGCCTGTCTCCGGACGGCAGGTATGCGGCGCTGATCCTGCGGCGAGCCGATCCCGACACTGATAGCTATTGCTTCGGAGTGATGCTGGTGTCGTTGGACGGACGCATCGCGTTTCGCCTGCTCGATGTCGGCGGCGAGTTCATCCAGGCGATGACCGACCCTTACGGCGTCACGGGCGTGCCCTCGGGGCTGCCAGTCACCGAGCCGCCACTATGGTCGCCCGGCGGGACCTCGCTTGCCTATCTTCGCCGCGACAGGGGCCAAACCCAGATTTGGCGGGTCGGTCTCGAAGGCGCCCCTGCGGAGCAGGTGACCAACCTCACCACCGAGCCGCGCAGCCTTGCCTGGAGCAAGGACGGCCGGACCTTGCTGTTCACGACGCGCAGGCTGTTCGATGCCGGGGTCGCCGAAATCGAGCGCGAGGGGCGGTCGGGCTATCTCTATGACGAACGCTTCTGGTCGATCGCCTATGCGAGACCTACGCCCAAGCTGCCGCTGCCGACCGAGATCAATGCGCTCGACCTCGCGACCGGGGAAAGCCGTGTGGTCTCGGTGGAACAGGCCGCCGCGATGAAGGGTGACGCTGCGGTCGTATTTCCTGCGGACGCAGGCGCCACAGCGGCCTCGCCAACCGGTAACCGCGCCTGGGTGGCGAGCGAGCGTGCCGATCTCCCCCGTGGTCCCACTTTGCTGTGGGTGGAAGTGGACGGTCAGAGCGTGCCTTGCACGAGCCGGGCCTGCCGCGAGCCGATCGCTGCTCTCTGGTGGAGCGGGTCTGACGTCCTCTACATTCTGCGCAACGGCAATGCCGACAATGGCGGACGCAGTGCGCTGTACCGGTGGCGCCCGAGCGCCGAGCCGGGTCCGCGCCTCGTGCTCGAGACCAAGGATTTCCTCCCAGGATGCGCGCTGACGGGTGCATCGCTGATCTGCGCGCGAGAGACGGCCACGCACCCCCGAGTCCTCGAGCGCATCGATCCGGCGACCGGCAGCAGTACGACGGTCTTCGATCCCAATCCGGAGTTTGCGGGCTTTCCGCTGGGCAAGGTAGAGCGGCTGACCTGGACCGACCGGGACGGCGTGCGCACCTATGGTGACCTGACGCTCCCGCCGACTCACAAACCAGGCGAGCGCCATCCCCTCATCATCGTCCAATATGTCTCGCGGGGTTTTCAGCGCGGCGGGCAGGGCGACGAATACCCGATCCAGCTGCTCGCCGCGCGGGGCTATGCCGTGCTCAACTTCCAGTGGCCCGCTGAAGCCCCGGAGGCTGCCGCGAAAGCCAGCGCCGAGGCCGCGCAGCGCGTCAAGGTCAGGAACTGGTCGGGGCGGCGACGCATCTTCACTGCGCTCGAGGCCGGAATCGATACCGTGATCGCCAAGGGGGTGGCCGATTCGCGGTTGATCGGAATCACCGGCTTGAGCGACGGCGCAAGCACCGTCCAGTTCGCGCTCAACAATTCGACTCGCTTCAAGGCTGCGATCATTTCGTCCTGCTGCGACGACCCCAATGCGGCCTTCAATGCGGGGCCGGGCTACGGCAACAATGTCGTGCAAGGCGTGGGCTACCCGCCCGCGGGCGCGGATGGCCGGGAGTTCTGGCGAGGCCAGTCGATCGCTTTGAATGCCGACCATCTCCGGGTGCCGCTGCTGATGAACCTGGCCGACGGCGAGTTTCGGATGGCGCAGGAGGCCTTTGCCGCGCTCAAAGCGCATGACGCCCCGGTCGAGATGTATGTCTATTCCGACGAATGGCACACCAAGCATCATCCGGCGCACCGTTTGGCCATCTACGACCGCAACATCGCCTGGTTTGATTTCTGGCTCCTCGGGCTCGAATCGAACGATCCCGCGCTGGCTGCCGAGATCGCGCGTTGGAAGGTCATGCGAGCGGCGTCACCGAAGTGA
- a CDS encoding TonB-dependent receptor has translation MLALASTAIVMTVPVAIAQRTDGARKYDVPSQDLGAALRQVAQQSGTPVIAPTDLVDGLTAPALKGRYLPSAAVAQLLRGSHLRVVTVGATLVVQRDDPAPEGNQIAEGEREILVTGTRIRGSGPVGVPVISIDRNDMAEAGFATTQQIVQSIPQNYSGGAIEGMSGLITGAGNGNVSRGVGVNLRGLGQGSTLVLINGDRPPLGGFSGTFSDLSVIPASAIERVEIVPDGSSAIYGSDAVAGVVNVVTRNNFSGAESSFRIGTADGDAQEYQFSQVLGAKWSGGNLVAAYEFYHRDNLSADDRPYITDDLRAFGGGDYRGNYASPGTIVAGGINFAIPRGQFGNGLTAAKLTRGAINRGDGWGGTDILPEQQRHSLFVSFSQDLTGNLRFYARGLGTWRKFDVAVRSGADTRRTVPVTNPYYVDPIGTHLPIGVNYSFVRDLGNERYRGDVRAYGGTAGLDLTLGGWSVDAHGTWGKQDERYDYLNRVNSARLALALADTNPATAYNLLGDGPSTNPATIESIRGYSKRRWDALVWSASLRADGPLFALPAGDVRIAVGGEYREDRYRDRENISYTSMLAPRANALTPLPGPRTVKGAYAEVRIPVFNEATAVPLFRRLDLSAALRSEHYSDFGSTTNPKVSFAWEPLGGITLRGSYGKSFRAPGVTELRQDPDTFGQFAYPVVDPQSPTGMSNIMVIRGNDPDLGPERATTWTLGADLKPAMLSGLRLGVTWFDVKYRDRIASVASSVTTYLINRDIYAPILTFNPSAARIAELFASPYYLDLAGIPSTAPIIAIADARTRNLSVVKQSGLDLDLQYDFGLGGGNATIGATGTYIFEIKQQLTATSAPVDVVDTVGNPIDLRVRGRATWNKGGVGVALFANYADGYQNRTVTPAQRVSSWTTFDLNLGYSFQQSSGPFKGLRVALNASNLFDSDPPYVSYVVGTLAVGFDGENANPMGRFVALQVSKSW, from the coding sequence GTGCTGGCACTAGCAAGCACGGCGATTGTAATGACGGTGCCGGTCGCGATCGCGCAGCGGACCGATGGCGCGCGCAAGTACGACGTGCCGAGCCAGGACCTGGGAGCTGCATTGCGTCAGGTCGCGCAGCAATCGGGCACGCCGGTTATCGCTCCGACCGACCTTGTCGATGGCCTTACCGCACCGGCACTCAAGGGCCGCTATCTTCCTTCGGCAGCCGTGGCCCAGTTGCTGCGAGGCAGCCATTTGCGTGTCGTAACCGTCGGGGCAACGCTGGTCGTGCAGCGCGACGATCCCGCCCCGGAGGGAAACCAGATCGCAGAAGGCGAGCGCGAAATACTGGTCACCGGAACCCGCATACGCGGTAGCGGACCCGTCGGCGTGCCGGTCATCAGCATCGACCGCAACGACATGGCCGAAGCCGGCTTCGCCACGACCCAGCAGATCGTGCAATCAATCCCGCAGAATTACAGCGGCGGCGCGATCGAGGGGATGAGCGGGCTGATCACCGGCGCCGGCAACGGCAATGTCAGCCGCGGGGTCGGCGTGAATCTGCGTGGCCTTGGCCAAGGCTCGACCTTGGTCCTCATTAACGGAGACCGGCCACCGCTTGGGGGATTTTCGGGCACCTTCTCAGACCTTTCCGTCATTCCCGCTTCGGCGATAGAACGCGTCGAGATCGTACCCGACGGTTCCTCCGCCATCTATGGTTCGGATGCCGTCGCGGGCGTGGTGAACGTGGTGACCCGCAATAACTTCAGCGGCGCCGAGTCAAGCTTCCGCATCGGCACAGCCGATGGCGACGCCCAGGAATATCAGTTCAGCCAGGTTCTCGGGGCAAAATGGTCCGGCGGTAATCTGGTCGCGGCCTATGAGTTCTACCACCGCGACAATCTCTCCGCCGACGATAGGCCCTATATCACCGACGACCTTCGCGCCTTTGGCGGCGGTGACTATCGTGGCAATTATGCGAGCCCAGGCACGATCGTCGCGGGAGGGATCAACTTCGCTATCCCCCGCGGACAGTTCGGCAACGGGCTGACGGCCGCGAAATTGACGCGCGGGGCGATCAATCGTGGGGATGGCTGGGGCGGCACCGATATCCTGCCCGAGCAGCAGCGCCATTCGCTGTTCGTCTCGTTCAGCCAGGACCTGACCGGCAATCTGCGCTTCTACGCCCGCGGCCTGGGGACCTGGCGAAAGTTCGACGTCGCGGTCCGCAGCGGCGCAGATACACGTCGCACGGTCCCGGTCACCAATCCCTATTATGTCGATCCGATCGGCACACACCTGCCGATCGGAGTGAATTACAGCTTCGTGCGCGACCTCGGAAACGAGCGCTATCGAGGCGACGTCCGGGCTTATGGCGGCACGGCGGGCCTAGACCTGACGCTGGGCGGCTGGTCTGTCGATGCGCACGGCACCTGGGGCAAGCAGGACGAGCGCTATGACTATCTGAACCGCGTCAACTCGGCGCGCCTCGCGCTGGCGCTGGCCGACACAAACCCCGCCACCGCCTATAATCTTCTGGGCGACGGGCCTTCGACCAATCCCGCCACGATCGAGTCCATCCGCGGTTACAGCAAGAGGCGCTGGGACGCCTTGGTCTGGTCGGCTTCGCTGCGCGCAGATGGTCCGCTGTTCGCATTGCCGGCGGGTGACGTCCGCATCGCGGTCGGCGGGGAATATCGCGAGGACCGTTACCGGGACCGCGAGAATATCTCCTACACATCCATGCTGGCACCGCGCGCCAACGCGCTGACCCCGTTGCCCGGGCCGCGCACGGTCAAGGGCGCCTATGCGGAGGTGCGAATTCCCGTGTTCAACGAGGCGACGGCGGTGCCGCTGTTCCGCCGCCTCGATCTGTCGGCGGCGCTTCGTTCGGAACATTACAGCGACTTCGGCAGCACCACGAACCCGAAAGTCAGCTTTGCCTGGGAACCGCTTGGCGGCATTACGCTGCGCGGAAGCTACGGCAAGTCGTTCCGCGCGCCCGGCGTTACCGAGCTTCGCCAGGATCCCGACACGTTCGGGCAGTTCGCCTATCCGGTGGTCGATCCCCAGTCCCCGACCGGCATGTCGAACATCATGGTTATCCGCGGCAACGACCCGGATCTGGGGCCCGAGCGCGCCACGACCTGGACGCTGGGAGCGGATTTGAAACCCGCAATGCTGTCCGGGCTGCGGCTTGGCGTCACCTGGTTCGACGTCAAGTACCGTGACAGGATCGCCTCGGTCGCCTCAAGCGTCACCACCTATCTGATCAATCGCGACATCTATGCACCGATCCTGACCTTCAATCCGTCGGCAGCGCGTATCGCCGAGTTGTTCGCCTCGCCATATTATCTGGACCTGGCGGGCATCCCCAGCACCGCGCCGATCATCGCGATCGCAGATGCCCGGACCCGCAATCTGTCGGTCGTCAAGCAGTCCGGGCTCGATCTCGACCTACAATATGATTTCGGGCTGGGCGGCGGGAATGCCACGATCGGCGCGACCGGGACCTATATCTTCGAGATCAAGCAGCAGCTGACCGCGACCTCGGCGCCGGTCGATGTGGTCGATACCGTCGGCAATCCGATAGACCTGCGTGTTCGCGGGCGCGCGACCTGGAACAAGGGCGGCGTTGGGGTCGCGTTGTTCGCCAATTATGCCGACGGCTATCAGAACAGGACCGTCACCCCGGCGCAGCGCGTCTCGTCCTGGACGACGTTCGACCTCAATCTGGGTTACAGTTTCCAGCAGTCCTCAGGACCGTTCAAGGGGCTCCGTGTCGCGCTCAACGCGAGCAACCTGTTCGATTCCGATCCGCCTTATGTGAGCTATGTCGTCGGTACGCTCGCGGTCGGCTTCGATGGCGAGAATGCGAACCCGATGGGCCGCTTTGTTGCGCTGCAGGTCTCCAAATCATGGTGA